Proteins encoded by one window of Methanosarcinales archaeon:
- a CDS encoding UPF0175 family protein: MDADLKMITTEIHLPSDILYSQGIGKDRVEYFVKKNFLLELYREGKISLGKMAELLDMNLVEMLGILKDSNIPLNYGVTDLEEDIKTAKRFGLLDEDSQ, encoded by the coding sequence ATGGATGCAGACCTGAAAATGATCACAACTGAAATACATCTACCAAGTGACATATTATATTCACAAGGTATAGGAAAGGATCGTGTAGAATACTTTGTGAAAAAGAATTTCCTGCTGGAACTTTATAGAGAAGGCAAAATTTCACTTGGTAAGATGGCAGAACTGCTTGATATGAATCTGGTCGAGATGTTGGGCATCTTGAAAGACTCTAACATACCATTAAATTACGGTGTTACAGATCTGGAAGAAGATATTAAGACTGCAAAAAGGTTTGGTTTATTGGATGAAGATAGTCAGTAA
- a CDS encoding DUF433 domain-containing protein: MKGEKLLERIILDPGVMTGKPVIRGTRLTVQFILGLLALGASETVINFLTFFNCILANSKVKCIAF, translated from the coding sequence ATGAAAGGTGAAAAATTGCTTGAACGCATCATTCTTGACCCTGGTGTCATGACAGGAAAACCGGTGATCAGGGGAACAAGACTTACAGTGCAGTTTATCCTGGGATTATTAGCGCTTGGTGCTTCTGAAACCGTCATTAATTTCCTCACTTTCTTCAATTGCATCCTCGCTAATTCTAAAGTAAAGTGCATCGCTTTCTAA